One stretch of Bacteroidota bacterium DNA includes these proteins:
- the infC gene encoding translation initiation factor IF-3 gives MKENPHRINREIRIPEIRLVGENVEIGVYQTRDALKIAQEQELDLVEISPKAVPPVCKIIDYKKFLYDQKKKQKELKSKASKVVIKEIRFGPQTDDHDYEFKKKHAEKFLKDGAKLKAFVFFKGRSIIFKEQGQILLLKLAQDLEEFGKVEQMPRLEGKRMTMFIAPKKK, from the coding sequence ATTAAAGAGAACCCACATAGAATTAACCGTGAAATAAGAATTCCGGAAATCAGATTGGTGGGCGAAAACGTTGAGATTGGTGTTTATCAAACTCGCGATGCTTTAAAGATTGCACAAGAGCAAGAATTAGACTTAGTAGAGATTTCGCCAAAAGCGGTTCCTCCGGTATGTAAAATTATCGATTACAAAAAGTTCTTGTACGATCAGAAAAAGAAACAAAAAGAACTCAAGTCAAAAGCTTCTAAAGTAGTAATCAAAGAGATTCGTTTTGGTCCGCAAACCGATGATCACGATTACGAATTTAAGAAAAAGCACGCTGAAAAGTTCTTAAAAGACGGAGCTAAATTAAAAGCTTTTGTATTCTTTAAAGGTCGTTCAATTATATTCAAAGAACAAGGTCAAATATTGTTGTTAAAATTAGCTCAGGACCTTGAAGAGTTTGGAAAAGTTGAACAAATGCCAAGACTTGAAGGAAAGCGTATGACAATGTTCATTGCGCCAAAGAAAAAGTAA
- the rpmI gene encoding 50S ribosomal protein L35: MPKLKTKSSAKKRFKLTGTGKLKRKHAFKSHILTKKTKKQKRNLTQAGLVHKSDEANIRQQLNLS, encoded by the coding sequence ATGCCAAAATTGAAAACAAAATCTAGTGCTAAGAAACGTTTTAAGTTGACAGGTACTGGAAAATTGAAAAGAAAACACGCTTTTAAAAGTCACATCTTAACTAAGAAGACTAAAAAGCAAAAGAGAAACCTTACACAAGCAGGTTTAGTTCATAAATCTGATGAAGCAAACATCAGACAACAACTAAACTTATCTTAA